In Vibrio hippocampi, a single genomic region encodes these proteins:
- the pstA gene encoding phosphate ABC transporter permease PstA: MLRWFKSGAPWIWLTGGAVSISLISVLGLLLLIGWRGLIYFWPAPIYQWQSESGETLVGQIYDTNWVSVHQLSDAEYTLPKEILEQGRVKRYSIKIANRDLYGLDFVSLLETELGHHVSTPEDLAVIERTRGGDFFGKIVAFHTTQGAVTEDISATLRLELEKVAAIRIQITELIDRKIKQLTQQYEQIRLKKRSERLNGTLTPEALALYTQQQQIIEEQLTQSEVELDGLRLLLTSQYLVVEDMQGQQEILSLNRVLDFWYPNQMTFLQKVAHWSGQGLKFLTESPRESNSEGGVFPAIFGTVLLVLIMSIVVMPLGVLVAVYLHEYAENNLLTRMIRVGVINLAGVPSIVYGVFGLGFFVYTIGGSLDALLYAERLPAPTFGTPGLLWSSLTLALLTLPVVIVATEEGLNRIPSSARHGSLALGATQFETLWRIVLPMASPAIITGLILAVARAAGEVAPLMLVGVVKLASSLPIDSQFPFLHLERKFMHLGFHIYDLGFQTANIEAARPLVYATSFLLVTVVIGLNLTAIGIRNNLREKYRLLGQD, translated from the coding sequence ATGCTTAGATGGTTTAAGTCTGGCGCTCCTTGGATTTGGTTGACCGGAGGTGCGGTGAGTATCAGTTTGATCTCCGTACTGGGTTTGCTATTGCTGATCGGCTGGCGAGGTTTGATCTATTTTTGGCCTGCACCTATCTATCAATGGCAATCAGAGAGTGGCGAAACGTTAGTTGGTCAAATCTACGATACTAACTGGGTCTCCGTGCATCAGTTATCAGATGCAGAGTACACGCTGCCAAAAGAAATTTTAGAGCAGGGTAGAGTCAAGCGCTACAGCATTAAGATTGCCAACCGGGATCTCTACGGGCTAGATTTTGTTTCTCTGTTGGAAACCGAGTTAGGTCATCATGTCTCAACACCCGAAGATCTTGCTGTTATTGAACGTACTCGTGGTGGTGACTTCTTCGGTAAGATCGTCGCGTTTCACACCACTCAAGGTGCGGTTACAGAAGATATCTCAGCAACGTTACGTTTAGAGCTCGAGAAAGTGGCAGCGATTCGAATTCAGATCACAGAGTTGATCGATCGAAAAATTAAGCAGCTCACTCAGCAGTACGAACAAATTCGCCTTAAAAAGCGCAGCGAGCGCCTCAATGGTACGCTCACTCCAGAGGCATTGGCGCTGTATACCCAGCAGCAGCAAATTATCGAAGAGCAATTGACTCAGAGCGAAGTTGAACTGGATGGTTTACGTCTGTTGCTGACCAGCCAATATTTGGTGGTGGAAGATATGCAAGGGCAGCAGGAGATACTCAGTCTTAATCGAGTTTTGGATTTCTGGTATCCCAATCAGATGACGTTTTTGCAGAAAGTGGCTCATTGGTCAGGACAAGGCTTGAAGTTTTTAACCGAAAGCCCAAGAGAGTCGAACTCAGAGGGTGGGGTGTTTCCGGCGATCTTTGGTACGGTGCTATTGGTGCTGATTATGTCTATTGTGGTGATGCCGCTTGGTGTATTGGTCGCGGTGTACTTGCATGAGTATGCAGAGAACAATTTACTGACTCGTATGATTCGGGTCGGTGTTATTAACCTAGCGGGTGTACCGTCGATTGTTTACGGTGTGTTTGGATTAGGCTTTTTTGTCTATACCATTGGCGGCAGCCTTGACGCCTTGCTCTATGCAGAACGTTTACCAGCCCCGACATTTGGAACACCAGGCTTGCTTTGGTCATCATTGACACTGGCTCTTTTGACCTTACCCGTCGTGATTGTAGCGACGGAAGAGGGATTAAATCGTATTCCATCATCGGCGAGACACGGTTCATTAGCGTTGGGGGCAACACAGTTTGAAACCTTATGGCGCATTGTGTTGCCCATGGCGAGTCCGGCGATTATCACTGGCTTGATCCTCGCGGTAGCTCGAGCGGCGGGGGAAGTGGCGCCTTTGATGTTGGTTGGGGTGGTTAAGCTGGCTTCAAGCCTACCCATCGACAGCCAGTTTCCGTTTTTACATTTGGAAAGAAAGTTTATGCACCTAGGGTTTCATATCTATGATCTCGGGTTCCAAACGGCCAACATTGAAGCAGCAAGACCGCTGGTGTACGCCACATCATTTTTATTGGTTACCGTCGTGATTGGTCTTAACTTAACCGCGATTGGAATTCGTAATAACCTGCGGGAAAAATACCGTTTACTGGGACAAGATTAA
- a CDS encoding copper homeostasis protein CutC, which yields MTTHYQIEVCIDNIESLNSAVQGGATRIELCSSLALGGLTPSMGFIQLAAQLSTIPIYAMIRPRQGDFLYSDEEVAMMEQDIKCAAEAGASGIVLGLLNKDGNIDMPHSMRLTRVAKQLGLGITFHRAFDQCRDAHQALEDIIALGCERLLTSGLATDAMQGCNKIHQLHQQAQGRIEIMAGAGVNEDNVAHIVKNTGINEVHLSGKSTRPSKMQFVSPQAKMGNEQIDDFAIPITSKEKVKAVVRVLQRQQH from the coding sequence ATGACGACACACTACCAAATCGAAGTCTGTATCGATAACATCGAGTCTCTCAACTCTGCCGTACAAGGAGGCGCAACCCGCATCGAGTTATGTTCTTCTCTTGCGCTTGGCGGATTGACGCCCAGCATGGGCTTCATCCAATTAGCTGCCCAGCTTTCGACCATTCCCATTTATGCCATGATTCGACCGCGACAAGGCGACTTCTTATACAGTGATGAAGAAGTCGCGATGATGGAGCAAGACATTAAATGCGCCGCTGAAGCTGGTGCAAGTGGCATCGTATTGGGTTTGCTTAACAAGGACGGTAATATCGATATGCCTCATAGCATGCGATTGACTCGAGTCGCGAAACAACTCGGATTGGGGATCACTTTTCACCGCGCTTTTGATCAGTGCCGCGATGCCCATCAGGCGCTTGAAGATATCATCGCTCTTGGGTGTGAACGCTTGCTCACCTCTGGTTTAGCCACAGATGCGATGCAAGGCTGCAACAAAATACATCAGCTACACCAGCAAGCTCAGGGACGCATTGAGATTATGGCTGGCGCGGGTGTCAATGAAGACAATGTTGCGCATATAGTAAAAAATACCGGTATCAATGAGGTTCATTTATCAGGAAAAAGCACTCGCCCAAGCAAGATGCAGTTTGTTTCACCACAAGCCAAAATGGGCAATGAACAAATCGATGACTTTGCTATTCCCATTACGAGTAAAGAGAAAGTTAAGGCGGTTGTGCGGGTACTGCAGCGACAACAGCATTAG
- a CDS encoding hydrogen peroxide-inducible genes activator produces the protein MNKWPSLKQLHYLVTLYETRHFSDAAEKCFVSQSTLSKGIQNLEELIGCPLYEKKEKKSPLVFTQVGEMVVKNGRELLAKGQDLIELGNICQGEEMQGQIRLGCIPTIAPFLLCDLVQAVNTRYPQLNLLLREDTTANLLAALRHGELDVLILALPMDIGNMDSCIVGQDPFKMVISRSQAHNVRVPIKYDELPDESVFLLEREHCLTEHAVSACKLTSTDKINPFSATSLHTLVQMVANGLGTTFIPQMAIDHGLLENQNLMVIEPPGHQAHRDIGLVWRPSSSRRESFLQLADVVSGLLLSD, from the coding sequence ATGAACAAATGGCCGAGCTTAAAGCAACTGCACTATTTGGTGACCTTGTATGAAACAAGGCATTTTAGTGATGCCGCAGAAAAGTGTTTTGTCAGTCAGTCGACATTAAGTAAAGGCATCCAGAACTTAGAAGAGTTAATCGGTTGTCCTTTATACGAGAAAAAAGAGAAAAAGAGTCCGCTGGTTTTTACCCAAGTGGGTGAGATGGTGGTGAAAAACGGTCGCGAACTGCTGGCGAAAGGTCAAGATCTGATTGAGTTAGGCAACATCTGTCAAGGCGAAGAGATGCAAGGTCAAATTCGACTGGGTTGCATCCCGACAATCGCGCCATTTTTGCTGTGCGATCTAGTACAAGCGGTCAATACTCGATACCCACAACTCAATTTATTGTTAAGAGAAGATACCACCGCCAATTTGCTGGCGGCGCTACGGCATGGGGAATTGGATGTTCTGATTCTCGCCTTACCGATGGATATTGGCAATATGGATAGCTGTATTGTCGGTCAAGACCCTTTCAAAATGGTCATTAGCCGTTCGCAAGCACACAATGTCCGAGTGCCGATCAAATATGATGAGTTACCAGATGAATCGGTATTCCTCTTGGAAAGAGAGCACTGTTTAACAGAACATGCAGTATCAGCCTGTAAATTGACTAGCACCGATAAAATTAACCCTTTCAGCGCAACCAGTTTGCATACCTTGGTACAAATGGTGGCCAATGGCTTGGGAACCACCTTTATACCTCAGATGGCGATTGATCATGGATTACTGGAAAATCAGAATCTTATGGTCATCGAACCGCCGGGTCACCAAGCTCACCGTGATATCGGTCTGGTATGGCGACCGAGCTCCTCGCGTCGAGAGTCGTTCCTGCAATTAGCCGATGTTGTGTCCGGACTATTGCTTTCGGATTAA
- the phoU gene encoding phosphate signaling complex protein PhoU — MHLGRHISGQFNAELESIRTHVLTMGGLVEQQLSFAMQALHKDDLELAKKVVRDDHKVNAMEVSIDEACTRIIAKRQPTAKDLRLVMAIIKTITDLERIGDVATRIAYIAIEQQSAMGQKYNVSLESLSRLAITMLHQVLDVFARMDVESVADVYQLDNKLDAEYASVISQLTTYMMDEPNDIPSILQVMWSAKAIERVGDRCQNICEYIIYFVKGKDVRHLDEKQIYDIL, encoded by the coding sequence ATGCACCTCGGTCGCCATATTTCAGGTCAATTTAATGCGGAATTAGAGTCTATCCGTACTCATGTATTAACGATGGGGGGCTTGGTTGAGCAGCAATTATCGTTTGCGATGCAGGCGCTGCATAAAGATGATCTTGAGTTAGCCAAGAAAGTGGTACGCGACGATCATAAAGTCAATGCGATGGAAGTGTCGATTGATGAGGCTTGCACCCGAATTATTGCCAAAAGACAGCCAACAGCAAAAGATCTCCGTCTGGTTATGGCGATCATTAAAACCATTACCGATCTTGAACGCATTGGTGATGTTGCAACACGCATTGCTTATATTGCAATTGAGCAGCAATCTGCGATGGGACAAAAGTACAATGTCTCTTTGGAATCTCTCAGCCGCTTAGCGATTACCATGCTGCATCAAGTACTCGACGTTTTTGCTCGTATGGATGTTGAATCGGTGGCGGATGTTTATCAGTTAGACAATAAACTGGACGCCGAATACGCCTCGGTTATCTCGCAACTCACCACCTATATGATGGACGAGCCAAACGATATCCCCAGCATTTTGCAAGTTATGTGGTCGGCTAAAGCGATTGAACGCGTCGGCGATCGCTGCCAAAACATTTGTGAATACATCATCTACTTTGTAAAGGGTAAAGACGTACGTCACCTAGACGAGAAGCAGATCTACGATATCTTGTAA
- a CDS encoding CBS domain-containing protein, whose product MIKVEDIMTRNPHTLLCSHTLSDAKDMMQALDIRHIPIVDVNKALLGIVSQRDVLAAQESSLHKVPNNQSYTLSTPLHEVMRSDIVTVDPKGSLRASALYMQKHKVGCLPVVHKRQLVGIITNSDFVAIAINLLEIEEDIEPEEID is encoded by the coding sequence ATGATCAAGGTTGAAGACATTATGACCCGCAACCCTCACACTCTTTTGTGTTCGCACACTCTTAGTGACGCAAAGGACATGATGCAAGCGCTAGATATTCGACATATCCCTATTGTCGACGTTAATAAAGCCCTACTCGGCATTGTTTCGCAGCGAGATGTATTGGCGGCTCAGGAATCGAGCTTACATAAAGTACCTAATAATCAGTCATACACTCTTTCTACCCCTCTGCACGAAGTGATGCGTAGTGATATCGTGACCGTTGATCCCAAAGGCAGCCTAAGAGCTAGCGCACTTTATATGCAAAAGCATAAAGTTGGTTGTCTGCCCGTAGTTCATAAACGTCAATTGGTGGGGATTATTACGAATAGTGATTTTGTTGCTATTGCGATTAATCTACTAGAAATAGAAGAAGATATTGAACCCGAAGAGATCGATTAA
- the aceA gene encoding isocitrate lyase, with the protein MTLTRRQQIEALEKDWETNPRWKQVKRTYTAEQVVELRGSVTPANTIAQRGADKLWSLVNGSSKKGYVNCLGALTGGQAVQQAKAGIEAIYLSGWQVAADNNSASTMYPDQSLYPVDSVPAVVKRINNSFRRADQIQWSAGKSPSDEGAVDYFLPIVADAEAGFGGVLNAYELMKSMIEAGAAGVHFEDQLASVKKCGHMGGKVLVPTQEAVQKLVAARLAADVAGTTTLVIARTDANAADLLTSDVDPYDRDFIVGERTSEGFYRVKPGIDQAISRGLAYAPYADLIWCETATPCLEEARKFAEAIHAQYPDQLLAYNCSPSFNWEKNLDSETIAKFQQELADMGYKYQFITLAGIHNMWFNMFELSHAYAQGEGMRHYVEKVQRPEFEAAGKGYTFVAHQQEVGTGYFDRMTNTIQGGNSSVTALTGSTEEQQFK; encoded by the coding sequence ATGACATTAACTCGCAGACAACAAATTGAAGCACTAGAGAAAGACTGGGAAACCAATCCGCGCTGGAAACAGGTAAAGCGAACTTATACCGCAGAGCAAGTGGTTGAGCTAAGAGGTTCGGTGACACCGGCGAATACCATTGCTCAACGAGGTGCTGACAAGCTTTGGTCGCTGGTCAATGGCTCGTCTAAGAAAGGTTATGTCAATTGCTTGGGGGCTTTAACTGGCGGTCAAGCGGTGCAACAAGCTAAGGCTGGAATTGAAGCCATTTATCTGTCGGGTTGGCAGGTCGCCGCGGATAACAATAGTGCCAGTACTATGTATCCCGATCAGTCGCTTTATCCGGTCGATTCTGTCCCTGCGGTGGTTAAACGAATTAATAACTCATTTCGTCGTGCCGATCAGATCCAGTGGAGCGCGGGTAAATCACCGAGTGATGAGGGCGCGGTTGATTATTTCCTACCGATTGTTGCTGATGCGGAAGCGGGCTTTGGTGGCGTGCTGAACGCTTACGAGTTAATGAAAAGTATGATCGAAGCGGGCGCTGCGGGCGTTCACTTTGAGGACCAGTTGGCATCGGTTAAAAAATGCGGCCATATGGGCGGTAAAGTGCTGGTGCCAACGCAAGAAGCGGTACAAAAGTTAGTTGCAGCCCGTTTAGCGGCGGATGTTGCGGGTACGACCACACTGGTTATTGCGCGTACCGATGCCAATGCTGCAGACCTGTTAACCTCAGATGTTGATCCCTATGACCGCGATTTTATCGTTGGTGAACGGACATCTGAGGGCTTTTATCGAGTGAAACCGGGGATTGATCAAGCGATCTCTCGTGGTTTGGCTTATGCGCCATACGCAGACTTGATTTGGTGTGAAACGGCAACGCCTTGCTTAGAAGAGGCGAGAAAGTTTGCTGAAGCTATTCATGCACAATACCCCGATCAGCTACTGGCGTATAACTGCTCACCATCTTTCAACTGGGAGAAGAACTTGGACTCAGAGACGATCGCCAAGTTTCAACAAGAGTTGGCAGATATGGGCTACAAATATCAGTTTATTACCTTGGCGGGTATTCACAATATGTGGTTTAACATGTTTGAACTGTCCCATGCTTATGCGCAAGGTGAAGGTATGCGTCACTATGTTGAAAAAGTTCAGCGTCCAGAGTTTGAAGCGGCTGGGAAAGGGTACACCTTTGTGGCTCACCAACAAGAAGTGGGGACGGGATACTTTGATCGCATGACCAATACGATTCAAGGGGGGAATTCTTCGGTAACGGCACTCACAGGCTCGACTGAAGAACAACAGTTTAAGTAG
- the pstB gene encoding phosphate ABC transporter ATP-binding protein PstB produces MFSINQTLGYPTPLDVNNLNDEQTAIVIEDLKLFYQDKQALFDVSMRIPKGQVTAFIGPSGCGKSTLLRCINRMNDLVEGCRVEGKVKLHGGNIYHPKVDVATLRRRVGMVFQRPNPFPKSIYENVVYGLRLQGIKNSRHLDDAVERSLRAAALWDEVKDRLHENAFGLSGGQQQRLVIARAIAIEPEVLLLDEPTSALDPISTLTIEELINELKNKYTVVIVTHNMQQAARVSDHTAFIHLGKLVEYSDTDSIFTSPTQKQTEDYITGRYG; encoded by the coding sequence ATGTTTTCTATCAATCAAACATTGGGCTACCCGACGCCACTGGATGTCAACAATTTGAATGATGAGCAAACTGCGATTGTGATAGAAGATCTCAAGTTGTTTTATCAAGATAAACAAGCGCTTTTCGATGTTTCTATGAGGATCCCGAAAGGACAAGTGACTGCGTTTATCGGTCCATCCGGTTGTGGTAAATCGACCTTGCTTCGTTGCATTAATCGCATGAATGATCTGGTTGAGGGTTGCCGCGTGGAAGGCAAAGTTAAGCTACACGGTGGCAATATCTATCATCCAAAAGTCGACGTGGCGACACTGCGTCGTCGCGTGGGGATGGTTTTTCAGCGTCCAAACCCGTTCCCTAAATCCATCTATGAAAATGTAGTTTACGGCTTACGATTGCAAGGGATTAAGAACAGTCGTCATCTTGATGATGCGGTAGAGCGCTCATTGCGCGCGGCGGCATTGTGGGATGAGGTGAAAGATCGCCTGCATGAGAATGCCTTTGGATTGTCTGGTGGTCAGCAACAGCGTCTGGTTATCGCTCGCGCCATTGCTATTGAGCCAGAAGTTCTGTTGCTTGATGAACCAACCTCGGCATTAGATCCGATATCGACATTAACCATAGAAGAACTGATTAACGAGCTGAAGAACAAATACACGGTCGTCATTGTCACCCATAACATGCAGCAAGCTGCTCGGGTAAGTGATCACACTGCCTTTATTCATTTAGGAAAACTGGTAGAGTACTCGGATACAGATTCAATCTTCACTTCTCCTACTCAGAAGCAGACAGAAGACTACATCACAGGTCGTTACGGTTAA
- a CDS encoding peroxiredoxin C: protein MVLVGRPAPDFTAAAVLGNGEIVDSFNFAEYTKGKKAVVFFYPLDFTFVCPSELIAFDNRFEDFQAKGVEVIGVSIDSQFSHNAWRNTAVDDGGIGQVKYPLIADVKHEICKAYDVEHPEAGVAFRGSFLIDEEGMVRHQVVNDLPLGRNIDEMLRMVDALNFHQTNGEVCPAQWEEGKAGMDASPNGVAAFLSEHAEDLSK, encoded by the coding sequence ATGGTACTAGTTGGTCGCCCAGCCCCAGATTTTACTGCCGCTGCAGTTCTTGGTAATGGTGAAATTGTTGATAGCTTCAACTTCGCTGAGTATACAAAAGGCAAGAAAGCCGTTGTATTCTTCTACCCACTAGACTTCACTTTCGTTTGTCCATCAGAGCTGATCGCTTTTGATAACCGTTTTGAAGATTTCCAAGCTAAAGGTGTTGAAGTGATTGGTGTGTCTATCGACTCTCAATTCTCTCACAACGCATGGCGTAACACTGCTGTTGATGACGGCGGTATTGGTCAAGTTAAATATCCATTGATTGCTGATGTTAAGCACGAAATCTGTAAAGCTTACGATGTTGAGCATCCAGAAGCAGGCGTTGCTTTCCGTGGTTCTTTCCTAATTGACGAAGAAGGCATGGTTCGTCACCAAGTTGTTAACGACCTACCACTAGGTCGTAACATCGACGAAATGCTTCGTATGGTTGACGCACTTAACTTCCACCAAACAAACGGTGAAGTATGCCCAGCACAATGGGAAGAAGGTAAAGCAGGTATGGACGCGTCACCAAACGGTGTTGCTGCGTTCCTATCAGAGCACGCTGAAGACCTTTCTAAATAA
- the aceB gene encoding malate synthase A: MDDQSFVVLTHPVEGEHQAILGEDSQLFLSELCSKFAERIPQLLQQRAEFQAKVDAGELPDFRSDTQTLRQSEWTIKGIPEDLSDRRVEITGPTDRKMVVNALNANVKVFMADFEDSMSPDWSKMLDGQVNLRDANLRQIDFTDPNSGKHYALNNDPAVLICRVRGLHLPEKHVLFNGQSIPGALFDFALYFANNYQTLLKNGTAPYFYLPKLQAYEEAQWWSDVFTYTEQRFGLANGTIKATVLIETLPAVFQMDEILFALKEHIVGLNCGRWDYIFSYIKTLKNHGDRVLPDRQSVTMDQPFLNAYSRLLIRTCHRRGAFAMGGMAAFIPSKDPVTNQQVLDKIHHDKSLEANNGHDGTWVAHPGLATTAMAVFDSVLGERRNQLDVMREQDAPVTETDLLMPCAGERTEQGMRHNIRVSLQYIEAWISGNGCVPIYGLMEDAATAEIARASIWQWIQHGKDLDNGERVTKPLFEQYLVEEIEVVRNEVGEERFSNGRFSEAAQLMLALTTSDQLADFLTLSAYEYLD, translated from the coding sequence ATGGATGACCAGTCATTTGTAGTGTTGACCCATCCTGTCGAAGGTGAGCATCAAGCGATTCTCGGTGAAGATTCCCAGTTGTTTTTGAGCGAATTGTGCAGCAAGTTTGCTGAGCGAATTCCTCAGTTATTGCAACAGCGCGCTGAGTTTCAAGCTAAGGTCGATGCAGGAGAGTTGCCAGACTTTCGCAGTGATACCCAAACTCTACGCCAAAGTGAATGGACGATTAAAGGCATTCCAGAAGATTTGAGCGATCGACGAGTAGAAATCACCGGACCTACCGATAGAAAAATGGTGGTTAACGCCCTTAACGCCAACGTAAAAGTATTTATGGCCGACTTTGAAGATTCCATGTCGCCAGATTGGAGCAAAATGCTTGATGGTCAAGTAAACCTGAGAGATGCCAACCTAAGGCAGATTGATTTTACCGATCCCAATAGCGGTAAACACTACGCCTTAAACAATGACCCTGCGGTATTGATTTGCCGAGTGCGCGGTTTGCATCTACCAGAAAAGCATGTGCTGTTTAACGGTCAATCGATTCCCGGCGCCTTGTTTGATTTTGCGCTCTACTTTGCCAATAACTACCAAACGCTGCTTAAAAATGGCACCGCACCGTATTTTTACTTGCCTAAGTTACAAGCTTACGAAGAAGCGCAGTGGTGGAGTGACGTGTTTACTTACACTGAGCAAAGATTTGGGTTAGCCAATGGCACCATTAAAGCGACGGTTCTTATCGAGACATTGCCTGCGGTGTTCCAAATGGATGAGATTCTATTTGCACTGAAAGAGCATATCGTCGGACTCAATTGCGGTCGCTGGGATTACATCTTCAGTTATATCAAAACGCTGAAAAATCATGGAGACCGTGTTTTACCTGATCGACAAAGCGTCACCATGGATCAACCGTTTCTCAATGCTTATAGCCGACTTTTGATTCGCACCTGTCACCGCCGAGGTGCCTTTGCGATGGGAGGAATGGCGGCATTTATCCCCTCAAAAGATCCGGTGACCAATCAACAGGTGCTGGACAAAATCCACCACGATAAATCGCTGGAGGCGAATAATGGGCACGATGGCACTTGGGTTGCCCACCCCGGACTTGCGACCACAGCGATGGCAGTATTTGACTCGGTATTGGGTGAGCGGCGCAATCAGCTTGATGTGATGCGCGAGCAAGACGCTCCGGTAACGGAAACCGATCTTTTGATGCCTTGTGCGGGTGAAAGAACAGAACAGGGGATGCGCCATAACATCCGTGTCTCTTTGCAATACATTGAAGCGTGGATCAGTGGTAATGGTTGTGTACCGATTTATGGATTAATGGAAGATGCGGCAACGGCAGAGATTGCACGCGCTTCGATATGGCAATGGATACAGCATGGCAAAGATCTCGATAATGGCGAGCGTGTTACCAAGCCGCTATTTGAACAGTACCTAGTGGAAGAGATTGAGGTAGTGCGCAATGAAGTGGGTGAAGAACGATTTAGCAATGGACGTTTTTCAGAAGCGGCGCAATTGATGTTGGCTCTGACGACCAGTGACCAGCTTGCCGATTTCCTAACGCTATCTGCCTATGAATATTTAGATTAA